A genome region from Micromonospora peucetia includes the following:
- a CDS encoding DUF5925 domain-containing protein gives MRTTPAATDEAPGIPSVLQYDDADTPCDVIDALVLADFVTGRHPWSHTARLSRVRPDAPLTAPDGRVLRTAVENRQRSRLLAGNGWTARVVTWKGRGAEVTVTAVSEEVGRAALDQIVDGAAEPDDPGAGRIGFWHHNPRRGSQRDVRSIAAPEWAQIRPNYAASARTALDGLMAITPEQLAGRLVLLHGAPGTGKTTALRALARQWRDWCQVDAVLDPDVLFADPAYLSEVAVGDEDGEQGTGRRWRLLILEDCDELIRGEAKQATGQALSRLLNLTDGLLGQGRDVLVAITTNEDLSRLHPAVVRPGRCLARIEVGPLPYEEATGWLGASAEVPPQGATLAELYALRAGTPVAPAVPPAIGGYL, from the coding sequence ATGCGAACCACCCCCGCAGCAACGGACGAGGCGCCCGGAATCCCCTCGGTGCTCCAGTACGACGACGCGGACACCCCCTGCGACGTCATCGACGCGTTGGTCCTGGCGGACTTCGTCACCGGCCGGCATCCGTGGTCGCACACGGCCCGGCTCTCCCGGGTGCGCCCCGACGCGCCGCTGACCGCCCCCGACGGCCGGGTGCTGCGTACGGCGGTGGAGAACCGGCAACGGTCCCGACTGTTGGCCGGCAACGGCTGGACGGCCCGGGTGGTCACCTGGAAGGGGCGGGGCGCCGAGGTGACGGTCACGGCGGTGTCCGAGGAGGTCGGCCGGGCGGCCCTCGACCAGATCGTCGACGGCGCCGCCGAACCGGACGACCCGGGCGCCGGCCGGATCGGTTTCTGGCACCACAACCCTCGCCGGGGCAGTCAGCGGGACGTGCGTTCCATCGCCGCACCCGAGTGGGCGCAGATCCGGCCGAACTACGCGGCGTCGGCGCGCACCGCGCTCGACGGGCTGATGGCGATCACCCCGGAGCAACTCGCCGGCCGGCTGGTGCTGCTGCACGGGGCACCCGGGACGGGAAAGACCACCGCGCTGCGCGCCCTCGCCCGCCAGTGGCGCGACTGGTGCCAGGTCGACGCCGTGCTCGACCCCGACGTGCTCTTCGCGGACCCGGCGTACCTGTCCGAGGTGGCGGTCGGGGACGAGGACGGCGAGCAGGGGACCGGCCGCCGGTGGCGGCTGCTCATCCTGGAGGACTGCGACGAGCTGATCCGGGGCGAGGCGAAACAGGCTACCGGCCAGGCCCTGTCCCGGCTGCTCAACCTCACCGACGGGCTGCTCGGCCAGGGGCGGGACGTGCTCGTCGCGATCACCACGAACGAGGACCTGTCCCGCCTGCACCCGGCGGTGGTCCGCCCTGGGCGTTGCCTGGCCCGGATCGAGGTGGGCCCGCTGCCGTACGAGGAGGCGACCGGCTGGCTGGGGGCGTCGGCGGAGGTGCCGCCCCAGGGCGCCACCCTCGCCGAGCTGTATGCGCTGCGGGCGGGCACACCGGTCGCGCCCGCCGTCCCGCCCGCGATCGGCGGCTATCTCTGA
- a CDS encoding MFS transporter yields MTLTRGGPARARGGTPAHRFYSVVVFVLLASLDNVAIGLVPPLYGPISDAFDVPQRLLGLVTAASFLASAVAAVGWAYVGDRTNRKPLLMVGTLIWALGTGGSAMAVNYPAFLAAQILAAVGLGAVGSVGFSVVTDLISPRRRGLVMSFWGLSQGIGTLAGTLVGGLLGAADWRRPFLLLTVVGLAATAAYLFTYDIRRGQSEPELAAALATGAEYDYRISRADLPRILGRRTNRWLILQGLTAQAAFGSLVWLPVLFAERAEDQGYSAATAVIVGSVFATLFQLGGVLSIVGGLVGDALQRRTPRGRALVAAVGILAALPFYLVLFFVPVRIDVPDGAGAGAVVRAVLASVVTEPTVGLSLLTAVVALALTSANSPNWFALIADVNPPEHRGTVYSLGNLVNGVGRAAGNGLVGVAFHGLRAAFPPPLNYAVGLAAFQLFFIPTGIMYWLASRTSPDDISNVHELLHNRAERL; encoded by the coding sequence ATGACCTTGACCAGGGGCGGGCCGGCGCGGGCCCGGGGCGGGACGCCCGCGCACCGGTTCTACAGCGTCGTGGTCTTCGTGCTGCTCGCCTCGCTGGACAACGTGGCAATCGGTCTGGTGCCCCCGCTGTACGGGCCGATCTCCGACGCCTTCGACGTGCCGCAGCGGCTGCTCGGCCTGGTCACCGCCGCGAGCTTCCTGGCCAGCGCGGTGGCCGCGGTCGGCTGGGCGTACGTCGGTGATCGCACGAACCGTAAGCCGCTGCTGATGGTCGGCACCCTGATCTGGGCGCTCGGTACGGGCGGCAGCGCGATGGCGGTGAACTATCCCGCCTTCCTGGCCGCGCAGATCCTGGCGGCGGTCGGGTTGGGCGCGGTCGGGTCCGTCGGGTTCTCGGTCGTCACCGACCTGATCTCGCCCCGCCGCCGGGGGCTGGTGATGAGCTTCTGGGGGCTGTCCCAGGGCATCGGCACGCTGGCCGGCACGCTGGTCGGCGGGCTGCTCGGGGCCGCCGACTGGCGGCGACCGTTCCTGCTGCTGACCGTGGTCGGCCTCGCGGCGACCGCCGCCTACCTGTTCACCTACGACATCCGTCGCGGGCAGAGCGAGCCGGAGCTGGCCGCCGCGCTCGCCACCGGGGCCGAGTACGACTACCGGATCAGCCGGGCGGACCTGCCGAGGATTCTGGGTCGGCGGACGAACCGCTGGCTGATCCTCCAGGGCCTCACCGCCCAGGCGGCCTTCGGGTCGCTGGTCTGGCTGCCGGTGCTCTTCGCCGAGCGGGCCGAGGACCAGGGCTACTCGGCTGCCACCGCCGTGATCGTGGGCAGTGTCTTCGCCACCCTGTTCCAGCTCGGTGGGGTGCTCTCCATCGTGGGCGGGCTGGTCGGCGACGCGCTGCAACGGCGTACGCCCCGGGGCCGGGCGCTGGTCGCGGCGGTCGGCATCCTCGCGGCACTGCCGTTCTACCTGGTGCTCTTCTTCGTGCCGGTACGCATCGATGTGCCGGACGGCGCCGGCGCCGGGGCGGTGGTCCGGGCGGTGCTGGCCAGCGTGGTCACCGAGCCGACGGTCGGGCTGAGCCTGCTCACCGCCGTGGTGGCGCTGGCACTCACCTCGGCCAACTCGCCGAACTGGTTCGCCCTGATCGCCGACGTCAACCCGCCTGAGCACCGGGGCACCGTCTACAGCCTGGGCAACCTGGTCAACGGGGTCGGCCGGGCGGCCGGCAACGGGCTGGTCGGGGTGGCCTTCCACGGCCTGCGGGCGGCCTTCCCGCCACCGTTGAACTACGCCGTCGGGCTGGCGGCCTTCCAGCTCTTCTTCATCCCGACGGGCATCATGTACTGGCTGGCCTCGCGAACCTCGCCGGACGACAT